Proteins encoded together in one Salarchaeum sp. JOR-1 window:
- a CDS encoding DEAD/DEAH box helicase family protein, with translation MIRLSFEDGTVRVEGASERDLPGVESDARTDTGRAPAYRYAAIRAALGDAGVAYEDDVLRDSALGVASSYELRDYQREASSAWRDNDRRGVIELPTGSGKTVIGVHAIESVGRSALVVVPTVDLLVQWREELEAEFDVPVGQLGGGEQVVEDLTVATYDSAYLRADGLGDRFGLLVLDEVHHLGGEGYRDIGRLFAAPARLGLTATFERPDGEHAVIEDLVGPVVYRLSADDLAGTHLADYDVKRRSVPLTDDERERYEDAQGTFTDYLESSNIQFRSGSDYQELVKRSGSDPAAREALLAKQRAREIVQESENKVRELASILDRHRGDRVIVFTASTDLVYRLSERYLIPAITHETGASERRRVLDAFRRGDYSRVVTANVLDEGVDVPAANVGVLLAGSGSEREFTQRLGRLLRPTDDGGRAVLYELVSEDTAEERVAARRR, from the coding sequence GTGATTCGCCTCTCGTTCGAGGACGGCACGGTGCGCGTGGAGGGCGCGAGCGAGCGCGACCTGCCGGGCGTGGAGTCGGACGCGCGCACGGACACGGGCCGCGCGCCGGCGTACCGGTACGCCGCGATTCGGGCGGCGTTGGGGGACGCGGGGGTCGCGTACGAGGACGACGTGCTTCGGGACTCGGCGCTCGGCGTGGCGTCGTCGTACGAACTCCGCGACTACCAGCGCGAAGCCAGCTCGGCATGGCGGGACAACGACCGCCGCGGCGTCATCGAACTCCCAACGGGGTCGGGGAAGACCGTCATCGGCGTGCACGCGATCGAGTCCGTCGGGCGGAGCGCGTTGGTCGTCGTTCCCACGGTCGACCTGCTCGTGCAGTGGCGCGAGGAACTCGAAGCCGAGTTCGACGTTCCGGTGGGACAGCTCGGGGGCGGCGAGCAGGTCGTCGAAGACCTCACCGTCGCGACGTACGACTCGGCGTACCTGCGGGCTGACGGCCTCGGCGACCGCTTCGGCCTGCTCGTCCTGGACGAAGTCCACCACCTCGGCGGCGAAGGCTACCGCGACATCGGCCGGCTGTTCGCCGCGCCCGCCCGCCTCGGCCTCACCGCGACGTTCGAGCGACCGGACGGCGAACACGCGGTCATCGAGGACCTCGTCGGCCCCGTCGTCTACCGGCTCTCGGCGGACGACCTCGCGGGCACGCACCTCGCGGACTACGACGTCAAGCGCCGCTCCGTCCCGCTGACCGACGACGAGCGCGAGCGCTACGAGGACGCGCAGGGAACCTTCACGGACTACCTGGAGTCGTCGAACATCCAGTTCCGGTCGGGCAGCGACTACCAGGAGCTCGTAAAGCGCTCCGGGAGCGACCCCGCGGCCCGCGAGGCCCTGCTGGCGAAACAGCGCGCCCGCGAAATCGTTCAGGAGTCGGAGAACAAGGTTCGGGAGTTGGCGTCGATTCTCGACCGCCACCGCGGGGACAGAGTGATCGTGTTCACGGCCTCGACCGACCTCGTCTACCGGCTGAGCGAGCGCTACCTGATCCCCGCCATCACGCACGAGACGGGCGCGTCGGAGCGACGGCGCGTGCTCGACGCGTTCCGCCGCGGCGACTACTCGCGGGTGGTGACGGCGAACGTCCTGGACGAGGGCGTGGATGTACCAGCGGCGAATGTCGGTGTGCTTTTGGCCGGCAGCGGCTCGGAGCGGGAGTTTACACAGCGGCTGGGACGCCTTCTCAGACCGACCGACGATGGCGGTCGAGCGGTTCTCTACGAACTCGTCTCGGAGGACACGGCAGAAGAGCGGGTGGCGGCGCGGCGGCGCTAA
- a CDS encoding NUDIX hydrolase, whose product MSEKTWRDIRPVALGVLRRGDETLLARHRDPSDGETFYRPVGGGFEFGEHSRDAVVREFAEELGVEFTVERRLGTLERTFGFDGRRGHEIWRLYAGTTVEEWPYERDEFEAEEPEHGETFPVEWVELGSLDDLTVYPETLAAVL is encoded by the coding sequence ATGTCCGAGAAAACCTGGCGGGACATCCGACCGGTCGCACTCGGCGTCCTCCGAAGAGGCGACGAAACCCTCCTCGCCCGCCACCGAGACCCGTCGGACGGGGAGACGTTCTATCGTCCAGTCGGCGGGGGATTCGAGTTCGGCGAGCACAGTCGCGACGCCGTCGTTCGCGAGTTCGCGGAGGAACTCGGCGTCGAGTTCACCGTTGAGCGCCGTCTCGGCACGCTCGAACGCACGTTCGGATTTGACGGGCGGCGCGGACACGAGATATGGCGTCTGTACGCGGGAACCACGGTCGAGGAGTGGCCGTACGAGCGCGACGAGTTCGAGGCGGAGGAACCCGAACACGGCGAGACGTTCCCCGTCGAGTGGGTCGAACTCGGTTCGCTCGACGACCTGACCGTCTACCCGGAGACTCTCGCGGCCGTTCTCTAG
- the dnaJ gene encoding molecular chaperone DnaJ yields MTESYYDVLGVSRDADESEIKQAYREQVKKYHPDVSDEPDAEEQFKKLQQAKEVLTDDEKRQAYDQLGHERFTQAEKRGGFDQDGGAGGQGGAGGPFGGQGGAGGMNDIFEQFFGGMGGQGRGGRGGPQPGQDLRTRLSIDLEDAYEGVEKQVTVRRPERCPDCGGSGHPDDADVRTCPECNGQGQTTRTQQTPLGRVQQTQTCPRCGGDGELYSENCDTCGGQGEVERDATLTVNVPAGIRSGQTLRMDGEGAPGDRRAPNGDLLIEVDVDDHPDFERDGDDLHHRHAISFPQATFGDTIEVPTVTGSAEFDLPGGTQSGERFRLQGKGMPHLRGRGHGDLYVTVQVVTPDSLNEEQRDALEAFAEAGGEEIDVEQGFFEKLKNSF; encoded by the coding sequence ATGACTGAGAGCTACTACGACGTGCTCGGGGTGAGTCGGGACGCCGACGAGTCCGAGATAAAGCAGGCGTACCGAGAGCAGGTGAAGAAGTACCACCCCGACGTGAGCGACGAACCCGACGCCGAGGAGCAGTTCAAGAAACTCCAGCAGGCGAAGGAAGTGCTGACGGACGACGAGAAGCGCCAGGCGTACGACCAGCTCGGCCACGAGCGGTTCACGCAGGCGGAGAAGCGCGGCGGGTTCGACCAGGACGGCGGCGCCGGCGGTCAGGGCGGTGCTGGCGGGCCGTTCGGCGGTCAGGGCGGTGCTGGCGGAATGAACGACATCTTCGAGCAGTTCTTCGGCGGGATGGGCGGCCAGGGCCGCGGCGGTCGCGGCGGCCCCCAGCCCGGGCAAGACCTCCGCACCAGACTCAGCATCGACCTCGAAGACGCCTACGAGGGCGTCGAGAAACAGGTCACTGTCCGCCGGCCCGAGCGGTGTCCCGACTGCGGTGGCTCCGGTCATCCCGACGACGCGGACGTGCGGACGTGCCCGGAGTGTAACGGCCAGGGCCAGACGACGCGCACCCAGCAGACGCCGCTCGGACGCGTCCAGCAGACCCAGACGTGTCCCCGATGTGGCGGCGACGGCGAACTCTACAGCGAGAACTGCGACACGTGCGGCGGTCAGGGCGAGGTCGAACGCGACGCCACGCTCACCGTGAACGTCCCCGCGGGCATCCGGAGCGGCCAGACCCTCCGCATGGACGGCGAGGGCGCGCCCGGCGACCGACGCGCGCCGAACGGCGACCTCCTCATCGAAGTCGACGTCGACGACCACCCCGACTTCGAACGCGACGGCGACGACCTCCACCACCGCCACGCCATCAGCTTCCCGCAGGCGACCTTCGGCGACACCATCGAGGTTCCGACCGTCACCGGGAGCGCCGAGTTCGATCTGCCGGGCGGCACGCAGAGCGGCGAACGCTTCCGCCTCCAGGGCAAGGGAATGCCCCACCTCCGCGGCCGCGGCCACGGCGACCTCTACGTCACCGTCCAGGTCGTCACCCCCGACAGCCTCAACGAGGAGCAACGCGACGCCCTCGAAGCCTTCGCCGAAGCCGGCGGCGAAGAGATCGACGTCGAGCAGGGCTTCTTCGAGAAACTCAAGAACTCCTTCTAG
- the dnaK gene encoding molecular chaperone DnaK → MASEKILGIDLGTTNSAFAVMEGGDPEIIVNSEGDRTTPSVVAFDDGERLIGKPAKNQAVQNPDQTVASIKRHMGEDDYTVELDGEEYTPEQVSAMILQKIKRDAEDYLGDDVEKAVITVPAYFNDRQRQATKDAGEIAGFEVERIINEPTAASMAYGFNEGDEKTILVYDLGGGTFDVSVLEMAEGYHEVLATNGDNDLGGDDWDEAIIEWLADEFEDEHGIDLRDDRQSLQRLKDAAEEAKIELSSRKETTINLPFITATDSGPVHLEKDLTRAKFESLTADLIERTVGPTEQALADADLSKDDIDEVVLVGGSTRMPQVQEQVEELAGQEPKKNVNPDEAVALGAAVQGGVLSGEVDDIVLLDVTPLSLGIEVKGGLFERLIEKNTTIPTEASKVFTTAADNQTSVQIRVFQGEREIAEENELLGAFQLSGIPPAPAGTPQIEVTFNIDADGIVNVEAEDQGSGNKEDITIEGGAGLSDEEIERMQEEAEKHEEEDEERREHIEARNEAESAVQRANKLLDENEEMVDDDTREDVEAAIADVEDVLDDEDASTEALQSATEDLTETLQEIGKQAYQQQQAQAGAAGGAGPGGMGGMGGMGGQAGPGGMGAEGGDGEEFVDADFEDVDETQSDSSAGQSAGSSDETDAQDEDN, encoded by the coding sequence ATGGCAAGCGAGAAAATTCTCGGTATCGACCTCGGTACCACGAACAGCGCGTTCGCCGTGATGGAGGGAGGCGACCCCGAAATCATCGTGAACTCGGAGGGCGACCGCACCACGCCTTCCGTCGTCGCGTTCGACGACGGCGAACGCCTCATCGGCAAACCGGCGAAGAACCAGGCCGTCCAGAACCCCGACCAGACCGTCGCGTCCATCAAGCGCCACATGGGCGAGGACGACTACACGGTCGAACTCGACGGCGAGGAGTACACACCCGAACAGGTGTCGGCGATGATCCTCCAGAAGATCAAGCGCGACGCCGAGGACTACCTCGGCGACGACGTCGAGAAGGCCGTCATCACCGTCCCCGCGTACTTCAACGACCGCCAGCGGCAGGCGACGAAGGACGCCGGGGAGATCGCGGGCTTCGAGGTCGAGCGCATCATCAACGAACCCACCGCCGCCTCGATGGCGTACGGGTTCAACGAGGGCGACGAGAAGACGATTCTCGTCTACGACCTCGGCGGCGGCACGTTCGACGTCTCGGTCCTCGAAATGGCGGAGGGCTACCACGAAGTCCTCGCGACGAACGGCGACAACGACCTCGGCGGCGACGACTGGGACGAGGCCATCATCGAGTGGCTCGCGGACGAGTTCGAGGACGAACACGGCATCGACCTCCGCGACGACCGCCAGAGCCTCCAGCGCCTGAAGGACGCGGCCGAAGAGGCGAAAATCGAACTCTCCAGCCGGAAGGAAACCACGATCAACCTCCCGTTCATCACCGCGACGGACTCCGGCCCCGTCCACCTCGAGAAGGACTTGACGCGCGCGAAGTTCGAGTCCCTGACGGCGGATCTCATCGAGCGCACGGTCGGCCCGACGGAGCAGGCGCTCGCGGACGCGGACCTCTCCAAGGACGACATCGACGAGGTCGTCCTCGTCGGTGGGTCCACGCGGATGCCGCAGGTCCAGGAGCAGGTCGAGGAACTCGCCGGCCAGGAGCCGAAGAAGAACGTCAACCCCGACGAGGCCGTCGCGCTCGGCGCGGCCGTGCAGGGCGGCGTGCTCTCCGGGGAAGTCGACGACATCGTCCTCCTCGACGTCACGCCGCTCAGTCTCGGTATCGAAGTGAAGGGCGGCCTGTTCGAGCGCCTCATCGAGAAGAACACCACCATCCCGACGGAGGCCTCCAAGGTGTTCACCACCGCGGCCGACAACCAGACCTCGGTCCAGATCCGTGTCTTCCAGGGCGAGCGCGAAATCGCCGAGGAGAACGAACTCCTCGGCGCGTTCCAGCTGTCCGGCATCCCGCCCGCGCCCGCCGGCACGCCCCAGATCGAAGTGACGTTCAACATCGACGCCGACGGTATCGTGAACGTCGAGGCCGAAGACCAGGGCTCGGGCAACAAGGAAGACATCACCATCGAGGGCGGCGCGGGTCTCAGCGACGAAGAGATCGAGCGCATGCAGGAGGAAGCGGAGAAGCACGAGGAAGAGGACGAGGAGCGCCGCGAGCACATCGAGGCGCGCAACGAGGCCGAGTCCGCGGTGCAGCGCGCGAACAAGCTCCTCGACGAGAACGAGGAGATGGTGGACGACGACACTCGCGAGGACGTCGAAGCCGCCATCGCCGATGTCGAGGACGTGCTCGACGACGAGGACGCGTCCACGGAAGCCCTCCAGTCCGCGACGGAGGACTTGACCGAGACGCTCCAGGAGATCGGCAAACAGGCCTACCAGCAACAGCAGGCGCAGGCCGGTGCGGCCGGCGGCGCTGGCCCCGGCGGCATGGGCGGCATGGGCGGCATGGGCGGTCAGGCCGGCCCCGGCGGCATGGGCGCGGAAGGCGGTGACGGCGAGGAGTTCGTCGACGCCGACTTCGAGGACGTTGACGAGACGCAGAGCGACTCGTCCGCGGGCCAGAGTGCAGGCTCTAGTGACGAAACTGACGCGCAGGACGAGGACAACTAA
- a CDS encoding RsmB/NOP family class I SAM-dependent RNA methyltransferase produces the protein MEALRRYESIIGDFEAFLDACERPLPTVVRVSGITGTVERAVEAFEAAGVAVTRREWSDRVLEVETEKPGNTWPYVHGWVHGQEEVSAIPARVLDPQPGESVWDTCAAPGSKTTQLADLMDDTGLLVANDDNLGRLSALRGNADRLGVTCAAVTNADARRFDPSVVDVDEFDRALVDAPCTCEGTIRKNLDALDEASPSASRNLARLQADILRRAVELTRDGGTVVYSTCTFAPEENEAVVDEVLREFDALSVEPYDIALDHDDGLTEWDGESYDESLANAKRFYPHQNDTGGFFAAKLTL, from the coding sequence ATGGAGGCTCTGCGGCGGTACGAGTCGATTATCGGCGACTTCGAGGCGTTTCTCGACGCGTGCGAGCGCCCGCTTCCGACGGTGGTTCGCGTGAGCGGAATTACGGGAACTGTGGAGCGCGCGGTCGAGGCGTTCGAGGCGGCGGGCGTGGCGGTGACGCGCCGCGAGTGGAGCGACCGCGTGCTCGAAGTCGAGACGGAGAAACCGGGGAACACGTGGCCGTACGTCCACGGCTGGGTGCACGGACAGGAGGAGGTGTCCGCGATTCCGGCGCGCGTCCTCGATCCGCAGCCGGGCGAGTCGGTCTGGGACACCTGCGCGGCCCCTGGAAGCAAGACGACGCAGCTCGCCGACCTGATGGACGACACCGGGTTGTTGGTGGCGAACGACGACAACCTCGGGCGGCTATCCGCGCTCCGCGGGAACGCAGACCGACTCGGCGTGACGTGCGCGGCGGTGACGAACGCGGACGCCCGCCGCTTCGATCCGAGCGTGGTCGACGTAGACGAGTTCGACCGCGCGCTCGTGGACGCGCCCTGCACGTGCGAGGGGACGATTCGGAAGAACCTCGACGCGCTGGACGAAGCGAGCCCGAGTGCGAGCCGGAATCTCGCCCGGTTACAGGCGGACATCCTGCGGCGCGCCGTCGAACTCACGCGCGACGGCGGCACCGTCGTCTACTCGACGTGCACGTTCGCGCCCGAGGAGAACGAGGCCGTCGTTGACGAGGTTCTCCGCGAGTTCGACGCCCTCTCCGTGGAGCCGTACGACATCGCGCTCGACCACGACGACGGCCTCACCGAGTGGGACGGAGAATCGTACGACGAGTCGCTGGCGAACGCGAAGCGCTTCTACCCGCATCAGAACGACACGGGCGGGTTCTTCGCGGCGAAACTCACGCTATGA
- a CDS encoding short-chain fatty acid transporter: MANIVRRAAEWSSSLVERYLPDAFLFAIGLTFVAFALAFAFVSPANGYPTHAKNILMDGWYGGFWGLLTFAMQMTLILLTGYALAQADVVDRLLAWLAGLPSSEKGAAAFVPVVAAVASFIHWGLGLVVGAIFAQKVADEIRTIDFPIIVAGAYAGFLVWHGGLAGSIPLNINSTAEAGNFLLQRGILESTIPTGETIFTVANLVIFAVIAFLFLPAVFAIMYPEDDAKKTTIDPEKLDDAGEPGRPADPAPTTGSMTFAERIEHSRLIAYTIGLAGLVAVALYFAIPLVENGVMPWNNLNLNIVNFTFLFLGITLHGTPGAYVDAVKDGVENVWGIILQFPFYAGIMGIMGYAPQEGTSLATQIAQQMVALSPDGALPAVAFLTAGVVNVFVPSGGGEWAVIGETLVTAAQASGESVPRIAMAAAWGDAWTNMLQPFWAIPLLAISGLSVRDIMGYCVVVLVGSGAIIAVGITILPM; this comes from the coding sequence ATGGCGAATATTGTGAGGAGAGCGGCCGAGTGGAGCAGCAGCCTCGTCGAACGATACCTCCCAGACGCGTTCCTGTTCGCGATCGGACTCACGTTCGTAGCGTTCGCGCTCGCGTTCGCGTTCGTCTCCCCCGCGAACGGGTACCCGACCCACGCGAAGAACATCCTCATGGACGGCTGGTACGGTGGATTCTGGGGGCTGTTGACGTTCGCGATGCAGATGACGCTCATCCTCCTCACCGGATACGCGCTCGCACAAGCGGACGTGGTCGACCGCCTGCTCGCGTGGCTCGCCGGACTCCCGTCATCCGAGAAGGGAGCCGCCGCGTTCGTCCCCGTCGTCGCCGCGGTCGCGTCCTTCATCCACTGGGGGCTCGGCCTCGTCGTCGGCGCAATATTCGCTCAGAAGGTCGCCGACGAGATCCGCACCATCGACTTCCCGATCATCGTCGCCGGCGCGTACGCCGGATTCCTCGTCTGGCACGGCGGCCTCGCCGGCTCCATCCCGCTCAATATCAACTCGACGGCCGAGGCCGGGAACTTCCTCCTCCAGCGCGGCATCCTCGAGTCGACCATCCCCACCGGAGAGACGATATTCACCGTGGCGAACCTCGTCATCTTCGCCGTCATCGCGTTCCTCTTCCTCCCCGCCGTCTTCGCGATCATGTACCCCGAAGACGACGCGAAGAAGACGACGATCGACCCGGAGAAACTCGACGACGCCGGCGAACCCGGTCGTCCGGCGGACCCCGCACCGACCACCGGAAGCATGACGTTCGCCGAGCGCATCGAGCACTCGCGGCTCATCGCGTACACCATCGGACTCGCCGGCCTCGTCGCCGTCGCGCTCTACTTCGCCATCCCACTCGTCGAGAACGGCGTCATGCCGTGGAACAACCTCAACCTCAACATCGTCAACTTCACGTTCCTCTTCCTCGGTATCACACTCCACGGCACACCCGGCGCGTACGTCGACGCCGTGAAGGACGGCGTCGAGAACGTCTGGGGAATCATCCTCCAGTTCCCGTTCTACGCGGGCATCATGGGAATCATGGGATACGCCCCCCAGGAAGGAACGAGCCTCGCTACCCAGATCGCCCAGCAGATGGTCGCGCTCTCCCCGGACGGCGCGCTTCCTGCGGTTGCGTTCCTCACGGCTGGCGTCGTCAACGTCTTCGTCCCGTCCGGAGGGGGCGAATGGGCGGTCATCGGTGAAACCCTGGTCACCGCCGCGCAGGCCAGCGGCGAGAGCGTCCCCCGCATCGCGATGGCGGCCGCCTGGGGCGACGCGTGGACGAACATGCTCCAGCCGTTCTGGGCGATCCCGCTGCTCGCCATCTCCGGACTCAGCGTCCGCGACATCATGGGGTACTGCGTCGTCGTCCTCGTCGGCAGCGGCGCCATCATCGCCGTCGGCATCACCATCCTCCCCATGTGA
- a CDS encoding AMP-binding protein, whose protein sequence is METLYDLVNDLPESAALRAPPREYNRRELRQTAFKTGNFLRHCGVHEGATVAVADDRAPEAVLALLGAALLGARVRFGATGDLDARAYVGPTEALDDVSLPAGGQYVGYGERPGNPSRAHFERDVWSENPAFPPVSFSGDAVALAGDDRYTHAVLLDAARRLDYDSDDVVAVRAPLAYPGTVVAGVLAPLVAGATILLPDSDTTGTVAVTTEDAPEQQTVDPTLSPERV, encoded by the coding sequence ATGGAGACGCTGTACGACCTCGTGAACGACCTCCCCGAGTCCGCTGCACTCCGCGCGCCGCCCCGGGAGTACAACCGCCGCGAACTCCGTCAGACGGCGTTCAAGACGGGGAACTTCCTCCGGCACTGCGGCGTCCACGAGGGCGCGACGGTCGCCGTTGCGGACGACCGCGCACCGGAAGCCGTGCTCGCGCTCCTCGGCGCGGCCCTGCTCGGCGCGCGCGTCCGGTTCGGTGCGACCGGCGACCTCGACGCCCGCGCGTACGTCGGGCCGACGGAGGCGCTCGACGACGTGTCGCTCCCCGCGGGCGGCCAGTACGTCGGGTACGGCGAGCGACCCGGCAACCCGAGTCGCGCGCACTTCGAGCGCGACGTGTGGAGCGAGAACCCCGCGTTTCCCCCGGTGTCGTTCAGCGGCGACGCGGTCGCGCTCGCCGGCGACGACCGCTACACGCACGCCGTCCTCCTCGACGCGGCGCGCCGCCTCGACTACGACAGCGACGACGTTGTCGCGGTGCGCGCGCCACTCGCGTATCCCGGGACGGTCGTCGCGGGCGTCCTCGCGCCCCTAGTCGCCGGGGCAACGATTCTCCTCCCGGATAGCGACACCACGGGAACGGTCGCCGTGACCACCGAGGACGCGCCCGAACAGCAGACGGTCGATCCGACACTGAGTCCCGAACGCGTATAG
- a CDS encoding DUF790 family protein — protein sequence MLTKDLLRVSRRGGGYRPRFADADSEPLAARVLGTYQGHVGESRQALDDALTGLERESEDFKLVRGFAALVERDATFETRAAVDPERARRAAFRAAEDAGVVTEHERETAIAQAANRLDTDPAALDRSLYADRDARQVLAAVDARWTPTELVAQYNLSLAQTALFDATEVRVRTSDPRGLVSAVKRLGLLYEIVKTDDGREVVLTGPDALFRATRRYGTRFARVLRAVVDADDWQLKATIDDRGTEREMALSSDDPVRAPGVEPVTDVSYDSGVEREFAAAFEGLDLDWTLVREPDVLDAGDRVMVPDFAFEYDHADFEVLFEIMGFWTPEYVEKKLQQLDAVDEELLVAVDESLGAGEDVELRDHRAIPYAGSVRVKDVVRELRAYESDLVDAAAASLPDELRPDADVLTIAALADEHGVSEDAVERVDVPEHRRVGRTLVRPRVLDDLADELTEGMAFSDAEDVLDRYGLSDASAVLAELGYRVAWEGLGNGTLRER from the coding sequence GTGCTGACGAAAGACCTGCTGCGGGTGTCCCGGCGGGGCGGCGGCTACCGGCCCCGGTTCGCGGACGCGGACAGCGAGCCGCTCGCCGCGCGCGTGCTCGGCACCTATCAGGGCCACGTCGGCGAATCCCGGCAGGCGCTCGACGACGCGCTCACCGGCCTCGAACGCGAGAGCGAGGACTTCAAGCTCGTCCGGGGGTTCGCGGCGCTCGTCGAGCGGGACGCGACGTTCGAGACGCGGGCGGCTGTGGATCCGGAGCGTGCGCGGCGCGCCGCGTTCCGCGCCGCCGAGGACGCAGGTGTGGTCACCGAGCACGAGCGAGAGACGGCGATCGCGCAGGCCGCGAACCGCCTCGACACCGACCCCGCCGCGCTCGACCGGTCGCTGTACGCCGACCGAGACGCCAGGCAGGTGCTCGCGGCGGTGGACGCGCGCTGGACGCCGACCGAACTCGTCGCGCAGTACAACCTCTCGCTCGCGCAGACGGCGCTGTTCGACGCGACGGAGGTGCGAGTGCGGACGAGCGACCCGCGTGGACTCGTCTCCGCCGTGAAGCGACTCGGGCTGCTGTACGAAATCGTGAAAACCGACGACGGTCGGGAAGTCGTTCTCACGGGGCCGGACGCGCTGTTCCGCGCGACCCGCCGGTACGGCACGCGGTTCGCCAGGGTGCTGCGGGCCGTCGTGGACGCCGACGACTGGCAGCTCAAAGCGACCATCGACGACCGCGGCACCGAGCGCGAGATGGCGCTGTCGAGCGACGACCCCGTTCGCGCGCCCGGCGTCGAACCCGTGACGGACGTGTCGTACGACAGCGGCGTCGAGCGCGAGTTCGCGGCGGCGTTCGAGGGCCTCGACCTCGACTGGACGCTCGTCCGCGAACCCGACGTGCTCGACGCCGGCGACCGCGTGATGGTTCCCGACTTCGCGTTCGAGTACGACCACGCGGACTTCGAGGTGCTGTTCGAGATTATGGGGTTCTGGACGCCCGAGTACGTGGAGAAGAAGCTTCAGCAGTTGGACGCGGTGGACGAGGAGTTGCTCGTCGCGGTGGACGAGTCGCTGGGCGCGGGCGAGGACGTCGAACTCCGAGACCACCGCGCGATTCCCTACGCGGGGTCGGTGCGCGTGAAGGACGTGGTGCGAGAGTTGCGCGCGTACGAGTCCGACCTCGTGGACGCGGCGGCCGCGTCGCTTCCAGACGAGCTCCGGCCGGACGCGGACGTGCTCACCATCGCGGCGCTCGCCGACGAACACGGCGTGAGCGAGGACGCGGTGGAGCGCGTCGACGTCCCCGAGCACCGCCGGGTGGGCCGAACGCTCGTCAGACCCCGCGTGCTCGACGATCTCGCCGACGAACTGACCGAGGGAATGGCGTTCAGCGACGCCGAGGACGTGCTCGACAGGTACGGGCTGTCGGACGCGAGCGCGGTGCTCGCGGAGCTCGGCTACCGGGTCGCGTGGGAGGGGCTCGGCAACGGGACACTCCGCGAGCGCTAG
- a CDS encoding nucleotide exchange factor GrpE, translating to MGLSRGVLKSLYASAVQTWSMSDEEAIGADEQTPDAAGAPEQPLAERVAEYDDALAAEVDALAAENEELRAEVEELEGEVEELEERAQRVQADFQNYKKRAKKKQAQIEERATESLVSDLLDVRDNLARALEEDTDDADSLREGVEMTLSEFDRVLENEGVEEIAPDPGTDVDANRHEVMMRVESDQSAGTVVDLYRPGYEMGGKVLRAAQVTVADE from the coding sequence ATGGGCCTTTCTCGTGGCGTTCTGAAATCCTTATACGCGAGCGCGGTTCAGACATGGAGTATGAGTGACGAGGAAGCCATCGGTGCCGACGAGCAGACTCCCGACGCAGCGGGTGCGCCCGAGCAGCCGCTCGCGGAGCGCGTGGCCGAGTACGACGACGCGCTCGCCGCCGAGGTGGACGCGCTCGCTGCGGAGAACGAGGAACTCCGCGCGGAGGTCGAGGAGCTCGAAGGGGAGGTCGAGGAGTTAGAGGAGCGCGCGCAGCGCGTGCAGGCGGACTTCCAGAACTACAAGAAGCGCGCGAAGAAGAAGCAGGCGCAGATCGAGGAGCGCGCGACCGAGAGCCTCGTCTCCGACCTGCTTGACGTGCGGGATAACCTCGCGCGGGCGCTGGAGGAGGACACGGACGACGCGGATTCGCTCCGGGAGGGCGTGGAGATGACGCTCTCCGAGTTCGACCGCGTGCTGGAGAACGAGGGGGTCGAGGAGATCGCACCCGACCCCGGGACGGACGTGGACGCGAACCGCCACGAGGTGATGATGCGGGTCGAGAGCGATCAGTCGGCGGGAACGGTCGTCGACCTCTACCGGCCCGGCTACGAGATGGGCGGAAAGGTGTTGCGGGCGGCGCAGGTCACCGTCGCGGACGAGTAG